TTTGTGTCTATTTTGGATTCGATTCGATACATGCACTATATTTTTCGTATTTGAGATTATCGTATGAGAACCATTTTATGCGTTCTTGTAAAATTTTCTGATTGAATTTTATAAAAATAAATACCGGAAGGCAAATCTGCTGCATCAAAAACAACCGAATGTTTTCCGGCAGGGCGCTGTTCGTTCAGCAATTCTGCTACTAATTGACCGCGAATATTGTAAACATTCAGCCGCACGTTTGCCGCATTCGGTAATTCAAACCGGATATTTGTTGAGGGATTGAACGGGTTGGGGTAGTTTTGTTCGAGCGTGTGTTTTGTAATAATTTCCGGATATTCATCTACGATTCCGACGTAGCCGGAGTAGGTGTAGGCCAGTAACCCTTCCATGCCATTTGCGAAAAAAACTGTGCCGTCTGCTATCAATGCCACGTCCAAACCATA
The sequence above is a segment of the Calditrichia bacterium genome. Coding sequences within it:
- a CDS encoding T9SS type A sorting domain-containing protein, yielding MEGLLAYTYSGYVGIVDEYPEIITKHTLEQNYPNPFNPSTNIRFELPNAANVRLNVYNIRGQLVAELLNEQRPAGKHSVVFDAADLPSGIYFYKIQSENFTRTHKMVLIR